From a region of the Zingiber officinale cultivar Zhangliang chromosome 4B, Zo_v1.1, whole genome shotgun sequence genome:
- the LOC121975243 gene encoding aldehyde dehydrogenase family 2 member C4-like — translation MASEEDCSGTAENGFMLPEVKFTKLFINGSFVDAVSGKTFETIDPRTGDVIAEIASGDKEDVDLAVAAARDAFDEGKWPRLPGYQRGRIMMKFADLIEQHVEELAVLECIDSGKPLLVSKLVDFPSVISMFRYYAGAADKIHGETLKLAQELQGYTLKEPIGVVGLIIPWNYPMLMFALKVAPALAAGCTMIVKPAEQTPLTALYCAHLAKQAGIPDGVLNVVTGFGRTVGAAISSHMDVDKVSFTGSTETGRVVMEAAARSNLKSVSLELGGKSPLLIFDDADIDMAVELARQAVFFNQGEICVAGSRVFVQEGIYDEFVKKIALSSKEWVVGDPFDPRVNQGPQVDKRQFDKILSYIDHGKREGATLLTGGKPCGEKGYYIEPTIFTDVKDDMLIAKDEIFGPVMSLMKFSTVEEAIQRANYTKYGLAAGIVTKDLNIANRVSRSIRAGIIWVNCYFAFDNDCPFGGYKMSGFGRDSGLHALEKYLKVKSVVTPIYGSPWL, via the exons ATGGCGAGTGAGGAGGACTGCAGTGGTACCGCAGAGAACGGGTTCATGTTGCCGGAGGTCAAGTTCACCAAGCTCTTCATCAATGGCAGCTTTGTGGACGCTGTCTCAG GGAAAACTTTTGAAACAATAGATCCTCGCACAGGAGATGTGATTGCCGAGATTGCTTCTGGTGACAAGGAGGATGTAGACTTGGCAGTTGCAGCAGCCAGAGATGCCTTCGACGAAGGAAAGTGGCCTCGCTTGCCGGGCTAT CAAAGGGGGAGGATCATGATGAAATTTGCAGACCTGATTGAGCAACATGTAGAGGAATTGGCTGTACTGGAGTGCATTGATTCAGGAAAGCCTCTTTTGGTTAGCAAGTTGGTTGATTTTCCATCAGTTATAAGTATGTTCCGGTACTACGCCGGTGCAGCAGATAAGATCCATGGCGAGACGCTAAAGTTAGCGCAAGAACTTCAAGGATACACATTGAAGGAGCCTATCGGAGTAGTTGGCCTTATAATTCCATGGAACTACCCGATGCTCATGTTTGCTTTAAAGGTTGCCCCAGCCCTGGCAGCAGGTTGCACCATGATAGTTAAGCCAGCTGAACAGACCCCACTCACAGCTCTCTACTGTGCTCACCTGGCTAAACAG GCAGGGATTCCTGATGGAGTTCTCAATGTTGTGACTGGTTTTGGCCGTACAGTTGGTGCTGCAATCAGTTCCCATATGGATGTGGACAAA gtTAGTTTTACCGGATCTACTGAAACAGGGCGTGTTGTGATGGAAGCAGCGGCAAGAAGCAATTTGAAATCGGTGTCTCTAGAATTGGGCGGCAAGTCACCACTTCTGATCTTCGACGATGCAGATATAGACATGGCGGTTGAACTAGCTCGTCAAGCAGTATTCTTCAACCAG GGTGAAATTTGTGTGGCTGGATCGCGCGTCTTTGTTCAAGAAGGCATCTATGATGAATTTGTGAAAAAGATAGCATTGAGTTCGAAAGAGTGGGTTGTAGGAGACCCTTTCGATCCTCGAGTCAATCAAGGACCTCAG GTCGACAAGAGGCAATTCGATAAAATTCTCAGCTACATTGATCATGGAAAGAGAGAAGGAGCAACCTTATTGACAGGAGGAAAGCCTTGCGGCGAGAAAGGATACTACATTGAACCTACAATCTTCACAGATGTTAAG GACGATATGCTGATAGCAAAAGATGAAATCTTTGGACCTGTAATGTCCCTCATGAAGTTTAG TACGGTCGAGGAGGCAATTCAGAGAGCCAACTATACGAAGTATGGGCTTGCGGCCGGGATTGTGACAAAGGACTTAAACATTGCAAACCGGGTTTCAAGATCGATTAGAGCAGGCATCATCTGGGTCAATTGCTACTTTGCGTTTGATAATGATTGCccttttggtggatataagatgAGTGGGTTTGGAAGGGACAGTGGACTGCATGCTTTGGAGAAGTATCTCAAAGTCAAGTCTGTAGTTACTCCAATCTATGGTTCTCCATGGCTGTAG